In Methanoregula formicica SMSP, the DNA window CGAAGGCGATCACGGCTCGACCCTCTTCCATCCTGATAACGCCTTTGCGAGGAAAGCGGTGCAATGTCTTGTCACTCTGCAGCGGCAGATGGGCGGGAACTCCCTGATCGGGAGGGAACTCTACCCGCTTATCAGCTATGCCGGGTTCCGCGATGTCCATATCTCCCCCCGAATGGTTTATGTTGACTCTTCACGCCCTGCCCTTGTGGAAGGGTTCACGAAACTGACCTTCACGGCCATGGTCGAAGGTATCGGGGCCACGGTTCTTGAGAAGGGGCTGATGACCCGGGAAGAATGGGATCGCGGGATCGCAGCATTGTACCGCACGGCCGAAGAGGACGGTGTCTTCTGTTATACGTTCTTCAAGGCAACCGCACGGAAATGACAGGATGAACGCCATGAAAATCTCCCTTATCCTTGCACATCCCCGTCCGGGAAGTTTCAATCATGCAATCGCCGGGACAGCAGCCCGTGTGCTCCATGATGCCGGTCATATTGTCTCTGTCCATGATCTCTATGCGGAAGCGTTCGATCCTCTTCTCCTGTCTGAAGAGGTCCCCCGTGATACACTACTTCCCGATGATATCGCGCAGCATTGCGCCGAGATTGCCTCAGCCGACGGGATCGTTATTGTCCATCCCGATTGGTGGGGGATGCCGCCCGCGATCCTGAAAGGCTGGATTGACCGTGTCCTCCGCCCGGGAGTTGCTTACAGGTTCGCGGAGACAGATTCCGGCGATGGAATTCCTGCAGGGCTCCTGAAAGCAAAAGCCGCTATTGTCTTCAATACGTCCAACACCCCCTGGCAGCGGGAGATCGAGATCTTCGGCGATCCGCTCGAACGGCTCTGGAAGGATTGCGTCCTTGTATTCTGTGGCGTACCGGTCGTCCAGCGCCGGATGTTTGGGGTCGTAGTGACCAGCACGGATGCCCAGCGGAAGGCATGGCTGGAAGAAGTGAGCCGCCTGGTATCAGAGACCTTCCCTCAGGAATCCTCTGCATAGCAGGTACCGATTCTCATTTTCGCCCCGTGCATGCTTCCGGTTTATCTTGTCACTGACAGACAATCCTGATGGAGACTGACAATGGACACCGAAACGATCACGACAGATATCCTCGCGACAATCAGGGACATGAACCGGGCCTGGACTACCGGGTGGCATGATGAAGAATTCCGCCAGTATATCCACAAGGATGCCGTTGCTATCGTGCCCTCAGTACCCGGACGTCTTGAGGGACTGAATGCCTATGTTGCCGGCTGGAGAGGGTTCGCCCTGACAGCAACGATCCATTCCTGGCAGGAGTCCGATCATAAGGTGGAGATATTTGCCGGTGGACGGTGCAGTGTGGTAACATATTTTTTCACGATTGATTTTACACTAGGCGGCGTGCGGCAGACCATGCGGGGCCGGGATATGTTCTTTTTGGTGAAAGAAGGGAAGACGTGGCTGGTTGCTGCTGACCAGTTCTCACCGGAACCTACGGTATCATGATTGAAAAAACAAACGGGACACGACCAGTATAAATTTTTGTGCAGAGAATACTAGAGGAGAGATACCATGGAAACAATCGTCATTGTCGGCTACGTTGCCGGCGCCCTCACCACCATCTCGTTCGTGCCGCAGGTGGTCAAGGCCTGGAAGATGAGGGAGACCCGCGATCTCTCGCTTGCCATGCTCGTTCTCTTCGCTATCGGTGTTATTCTCTGGACCCTGTACGGAATCTGGGTCGGGTCCCTTCCCATCATTGCCGCCAATGTTATCACGTTTGCTCTGATTCTTGTACTGCTTGGCCTGAAATTATGGTACAAGTGAATCCGGCTTTTTTTAGGACCTGACTCTCAGGACCAATCGGGATCTCCCGTTCTGGATGCATACACTTAACCGGCTGAACGGACTTACCGTGAGAGAAGGGAAAAAAGGATGATGTCGGTTTATTGGGATTCCTGCTGCAGGAGTACAAGGCATCCCGAGAGGATATCGTGGAGCCCCTGGTGCTTCCGGGTGAAGGCAATCATGATGAACCCGATGAAGATGAGCAGGGCGGAGATGTATTTCCAGAAGAACCGGAGTGTTGTCCGGGCAAAGCTCGGCTTGTTTCCCTCAAGGTCGGTTACCACCAGTTTCATCAGCACCTTGCCCGGCGTTGCCTGGCTGCGGGAGGACTCAAAGCCTGCATAGTAAACCCAAGGTACCACGACAAGGGTAATCCCGTATGCCGCAATGATTGATCCGAAGAGGGCTGCCATCGTACCCTCGTTGGTCAGTTCTGCAACCGGCACATGCTGGACCGCATAGAAGTAGAGGTTCTGGAAACCCCGGAAGAGGCCGAGTGCGCCGGCAACAACCAGATCGATGAGCAGGATGAGGATGAGATCTACGATGAAAGCCACAAGAC includes these proteins:
- a CDS encoding NAD(P)H-dependent oxidoreductase produces the protein MKISLILAHPRPGSFNHAIAGTAARVLHDAGHIVSVHDLYAEAFDPLLLSEEVPRDTLLPDDIAQHCAEIASADGIVIVHPDWWGMPPAILKGWIDRVLRPGVAYRFAETDSGDGIPAGLLKAKAAIVFNTSNTPWQREIEIFGDPLERLWKDCVLVFCGVPVVQRRMFGVVVTSTDAQRKAWLEEVSRLVSETFPQESSA
- a CDS encoding YybH family protein; the encoded protein is MDTETITTDILATIRDMNRAWTTGWHDEEFRQYIHKDAVAIVPSVPGRLEGLNAYVAGWRGFALTATIHSWQESDHKVEIFAGGRCSVVTYFFTIDFTLGGVRQTMRGRDMFFLVKEGKTWLVAADQFSPEPTVS
- a CDS encoding SemiSWEET family sugar transporter is translated as METIVIVGYVAGALTTISFVPQVVKAWKMRETRDLSLAMLVLFAIGVILWTLYGIWVGSLPIIAANVITFALILVLLGLKLWYK
- a CDS encoding RDD family protein, translating into MFCPKCGKETDASGKFCQWCGADIELVPSRPVAAPVPEEDEGPDVGVYAGLGRRLVAFIVDLILILLIDLVVAGALGLFRGFQNLYFYAVQHVPVAELTNEGTMAALFGSIIAAYGITLVVVPWVYYAGFESSRSQATPGKVLMKLVVTDLEGNKPSFARTTLRFFWKYISALLIFIGFIMIAFTRKHQGLHDILSGCLVLLQQESQ